CTACGTCTTGGACGAGTAGAAGTTCTACGTGCCATTTGGAGTCCCTCCTTTATTTACTATTTTTTACGTTTTGCACCAACAGTTCTCTTTGGACCTTTTCTGGTACGAGCATTGTTTTTAGTGTTTTGACCTCTTACAGGTAACCCCATACGGTGACGGCGTCCCCTATAACAACCAATTTCAATCAGCCTTTTAATGTTCATCGCAACTTCGCGACGAAGATCTCCCTCTACCTTATAGTTTTTATCAATTGTTTCCCTTAACCTATTGATTTCATCTTCAGTTAAGTCTTTAACCCTTGTGTCAGGGTTGATATTCAATTGTTGTAAAATTTGGTTAGAGGTTTTTCTACCTATTCCGTAGATATATGTTAAGGCTATTTCTACCCTTTTATCTCTAGGTATATCAACACCAGAAATCCTTGCCATAGTGCTTATGACACCTCCTATTATCTAGCCTTGTTTTTGTTTATGTTTTGGATTTTCGCAAATAACCATTACTACGCCTTTTCTTTTGATTATCTTGCACTTTTCACAAATTGGTTTAACTGATGGTCTCACTTTCATTTTTTCTACCTCCTTTGTCCCCTATAAGTAATCCTTCCCTTGGTTAGGTCATATGGAGACAGCTCAACGGTAACTATATCACCTGGTAATATCCGGATAAAATTCATTCGCAATTTACCTGATATATGAGCTAGGATAACGTGTTTGTTTTCTAGCTCAACTTTAAAAGTAGCGTTAGGCAGGGCTTCTATTACCTTACCTTCTACTTCGATAACATCTTGTTTAGACATTAGTCCTCAACCTCCTTTTTCCTGACCTTTAGTTATCATTTAGTTCAAAGGTACTTATTAAGTGGGCTATCTTTTCATCTGATAGATTGTTAAGAACTTCTGTAAAAATCTTTTTGCTAACTGGCAAAATGTGCTTAGGATTTTTAACCTTTGGTCTTTTAATAGTCCGGACTTTGCCGTCTACTAAGTAAACCCTTTCATCCTTAACATCTAAAACCAGATATATTTTATCTTTATCCCTACCTTGTTTTGAACGAACTAAGATACCTTTTTGAACGTTGTCCATATGGAGATACCTCCCAGCAGAGCTATTCATCAATAGCTGTTAAAATTTCCGGTCCATCTTCTGTGATTACAATTGTATGTTCAAAGTGGGCCGATGGTTTGTTATCTAAAGTAACTACTGTCCAACCGTCTCTCAATGTCTTTACCCGATGAGTTCCCATATTAACCATAGGTTCAATGGCAAAAACCATTCCTGCCTTTAGTCTCGGACCTTTACCAGGTATTCCAAAGTTCGGGATTTGAGGATCTTCATGCATACTTTGGCCTATACCGTGTCCAGTATATTCCCTAACCACTGAGAATCCTCTCTCTTCTACAAAAGTACCGATAGCAGCAGATATATCTGATAACCTGTTACCAGGTACTGCTTTGGAAATCCCTTCGTAGAGAGCTTGACTGGTTACATCTAACAACCTTTGTACTTCATCTGAAATTTTGCCTACAGGGTAGGTTACTGCAGCATCGCCATAATAACCATTAACCTTAGCACCTATATCAATACTAATAATATCTCCATCTTTTAAGGTTTTAACCCCAGGTATTCCATGAACAACTTCTTCATTTATCGATGCACAGATACTAGCGGGGAACCCATGATAACCTTTAAAGGCCGGCTCAGCCCCTTGGGCACGGAGGTATTCTTCCACTATATAGTCTAACTCTTTAGTGGATATACCTGGTTTAATATATTTTGCTACTTCTTTATGGGCACCTGCGGTTATCCTCCCGGCTTCCCGCAGGTATTCAATTTCCCTTGGTGATTTAATGATTATCATTACAGCTACCTCGCAAGGCATCTTTAATGTCATTAAATACTTGGTCTATAGACTGAAGACCGTTTATGGTGACCAACTTGCCTTTTGTTTGATAATACTCGATGAGAGGGGCAGTCTGCCTTTGATAAACTTCCAAACGCTCTCTAGCAGTATTCTCACTATCATCAGCACGTTGGTAGAGCTCACCACCACATTTATCACAAATTCCTTCTTCATTAGATTTATTAAACAGGATGTGGTAGGTGGCACCGCAATTTTTACATACCCTTCTACCAGTGAGTCGTAATATTAACTGGTCAAAAGGAACTTCAATGTTAATACAATAATTAACAGGAGTGCCTTTTCCTTCTAAGATAGTATCCAAAGCTTTGGCTTGTTCTGTAGTTCTCGGAAAACCATCTAAAAGGAAGCCCTTTTCACAGTCTTTTCCTTCCAGTCTTTCTTGCACGATACCAATAACGATATCATCGGGAACTAATTGCCCTTTATCCATATACTCTTTTGCTTTCATCCCTAGGGGTGTTTGATCTTTAAGGGCTTGACGAAATATATCACCAGTAGAAATATGGGGTATACTATAGGTTTCTGCTATGGACACTGCCTGAGTACCTTTCCCAGCCCCCGGCGGTCCTAATAGTATTAATCTCATTATCCTTGCCTCCCCGGGATTAGCCCATGAAGCCTTTATAGTGCCTCATGAGTAGTTGTGCTTCAATTTGCTTCATAGTTTCTAAAGCAACACCTACAACAATTAGCAATGATGTTCCTCCAATACCCAATGGGTAGTTAATGAAGCTACTAATTGCAAAAGGTATTACAACTATTAAAGCTAAAAATAACGCACCTACTAAAGTTATTCTTGTTAAGATTTTTTCAATATATGCAGAAGTTGGTTTTCCAGGTCTAATACCAGGAATAAAACCACCATTTTTCTTCATGTTTTCTGATAGCTCTGCTGGGTTAACAGTGATTGCTGTATAAAAGTAAGCAAAGAACACAATTAACAGAGCCTGTAAAATTTGACCTGATACTCTGGAGACATCAAAGAAATTAGCTATTGCTAAAAGTATTGGATTACTCCAGAACTGGCCAATGGTTGCAGGGAATAGTAGCAATGATGTGGCGAAAATTACAGGTATTACTCCTGCTTGATTAACTTTTAGTGGGATATGGGTTGATTGACCTCCGTACATTTTACGTCCAACAACCCTTTTGGCATACTG
The window above is part of the Anaerobranca gottschalkii DSM 13577 genome. Proteins encoded here:
- the rpsM gene encoding 30S ribosomal protein S13, with amino-acid sequence MARISGVDIPRDKRVEIALTYIYGIGRKTSNQILQQLNINPDTRVKDLTEDEINRLRETIDKNYKVEGDLRREVAMNIKRLIEIGCYRGRRHRMGLPVRGQNTKNNARTRKGPKRTVGAKRKK
- the rpmJ gene encoding 50S ribosomal protein L36, yielding MKVRPSVKPICEKCKIIKRKGVVMVICENPKHKQKQG
- the infA gene encoding translation initiation factor IF-1, with protein sequence MSKQDVIEVEGKVIEALPNATFKVELENKHVILAHISGKLRMNFIRILPGDIVTVELSPYDLTKGRITYRGQRR
- a CDS encoding KOW domain-containing RNA-binding protein, whose amino-acid sequence is MDNVQKGILVRSKQGRDKDKIYLVLDVKDERVYLVDGKVRTIKRPKVKNPKHILPVSKKIFTEVLNNLSDEKIAHLISTFELNDN
- the map gene encoding type I methionyl aminopeptidase gives rise to the protein MIIIKSPREIEYLREAGRITAGAHKEVAKYIKPGISTKELDYIVEEYLRAQGAEPAFKGYHGFPASICASINEEVVHGIPGVKTLKDGDIISIDIGAKVNGYYGDAAVTYPVGKISDEVQRLLDVTSQALYEGISKAVPGNRLSDISAAIGTFVEERGFSVVREYTGHGIGQSMHEDPQIPNFGIPGKGPRLKAGMVFAIEPMVNMGTHRVKTLRDGWTVVTLDNKPSAHFEHTIVITEDGPEILTAIDE
- a CDS encoding adenylate kinase; the protein is MRLILLGPPGAGKGTQAVSIAETYSIPHISTGDIFRQALKDQTPLGMKAKEYMDKGQLVPDDIVIGIVQERLEGKDCEKGFLLDGFPRTTEQAKALDTILEGKGTPVNYCINIEVPFDQLILRLTGRRVCKNCGATYHILFNKSNEEGICDKCGGELYQRADDSENTARERLEVYQRQTAPLIEYYQTKGKLVTINGLQSIDQVFNDIKDALRGSCNDNH